A single Pseudoalteromonas phenolica DNA region contains:
- the ltaE gene encoding low-specificity L-threonine aldolase — protein sequence MIDLRSDTVTQPCKAMRDAMANAPVGDDVFGDDPTVNALQQKAAELTGHEAALFAPSGTQSNLLALLAHCQRGDEYIVGQDAHTYKYEGGGAAVLGSIQPQPIEFAANGSIPLDIAKKKIKPNDHHFARTRLLSIENTVGGQALPMSYLDEARAFCNDTGLGLHLDGARVFNASVHHNVPVSAITSQMDSVSICLSKGLGTPLGSILCGPKDFIHEAHKWRKMLGGGMRQAGIVAAAGIFALDNNIERLIEDHHNAEFLATELTEIDELTVTKQFTNMLFVEYQGSLSPSELADKLLEKGIKICAGEHMRFVLHKDVSHADCKRVVEGFKDIFS from the coding sequence ATAATCGACCTGCGCAGTGATACTGTCACCCAACCTTGTAAAGCCATGCGTGATGCAATGGCCAACGCGCCTGTTGGCGACGACGTGTTTGGTGATGATCCAACCGTGAATGCACTACAACAAAAAGCCGCAGAGCTAACCGGCCATGAAGCGGCATTATTTGCCCCAAGTGGCACACAAAGCAACTTGCTTGCCCTACTCGCCCATTGTCAGCGCGGTGACGAATATATTGTTGGTCAAGACGCCCATACTTATAAATACGAAGGCGGTGGCGCAGCAGTATTGGGCAGTATTCAACCTCAGCCAATAGAGTTTGCAGCAAACGGATCTATTCCACTCGATATCGCGAAAAAGAAAATCAAACCTAACGACCATCACTTTGCACGCACCCGTTTGTTATCAATCGAAAATACCGTAGGCGGGCAAGCTTTACCTATGTCTTACTTAGATGAGGCGCGTGCGTTTTGTAACGACACAGGGCTTGGTTTACACCTTGATGGTGCACGGGTATTCAACGCATCGGTGCATCACAATGTACCTGTATCGGCAATTACTTCGCAGATGGATTCGGTTTCTATTTGTTTATCGAAAGGTTTAGGCACGCCACTTGGCAGTATTTTATGTGGCCCGAAAGACTTTATTCATGAAGCTCACAAGTGGCGCAAAATGCTCGGTGGTGGTATGCGCCAAGCTGGTATTGTCGCAGCCGCCGGTATATTCGCATTGGACAACAACATCGAAAGATTAATAGAAGATCACCACAATGCTGAGTTTTTAGCCACAGAACTTACCGAAATAGATGAACTAACAGTCACAAAGCAATTCACCAATATGTTGTTTGTTGAATATCAAGGCTCGCTTTCACCCTCAGAGCTTGCAGACAAGCTGCTAGAAAAAGGCATCAAAATTTGTGCTGGCGAGCATATGCGCTTTGTGCTGCATAAAGATGTGAGCCACGCAGATTGTAAACGCGTTGTAGAAGGGTTTAAGGATATTTTTAGTTAG
- a CDS encoding nuclear transport factor 2 family protein has protein sequence MKLICTLLSSAILFGSSSLSTSAFAASSTLEAAKSVTDIVDIQLKAYNNRDIDAFLATYHKDVEIHYFPEGLKYKGIDKLKEEYELMFNRVSYLNAKITNREIQGRFVVDTEEVTAKFMYQGKEHENKFKAIATYEVEDGLIKRVLFLK, from the coding sequence ATGAAATTAATTTGCACTTTATTATCTTCTGCCATACTGTTTGGGTCTTCATCTTTATCAACGTCAGCTTTTGCGGCTTCAAGCACTTTAGAAGCAGCAAAAAGTGTCACAGACATTGTCGATATTCAGCTCAAAGCCTACAACAATCGTGATATTGACGCATTCTTAGCAACCTACCACAAAGACGTCGAGATTCACTATTTTCCAGAAGGTCTTAAATACAAAGGCATTGATAAATTGAAAGAAGAATACGAGTTGATGTTCAACAGAGTAAGCTATTTAAATGCAAAAATCACAAATCGCGAAATTCAAGGTCGTTTTGTTGTCGATACCGAAGAAGTGACAGCAAAGTTTATGTATCAAGGTAAAGAGCACGAAAATAAGTTTAAAGCGATCGCCACCTACGAAGTTGAAGATGGTTTGATAAAACGGGTGCTGTTTTTGAAATGA